The Mesotoga infera genome contains the following window.
AACTGAAGTCGTCTCTATTGAAGGATTTGAAAGTTCAAGATCACTGCATACAAAGCTTTTCATAGGAAAACGAGCTCCTCTATACTGCACTGCAGTTGGGAAGGCGATCCTGGCCTTTTTGCCAGAGAGCGACCGCGAGAAGCTGCTAGAATCACTTGAACTTACACGTCACACTTCGAATACGATCACCAACAAAGATTCGCTAAGAGATGAGTTAGAAAGAGTCAGGTCAAGAGGAGCGGCAATAGACAGAGGCGAGAACGAAGATGGAGTCGTCTGTGTCGGAGCTCCAATATTCGATTCGTCTCGTGAAGTCGTTGCCTCTATTAGCATATCCGGTCCGGTCTTCAGGATGGGAGAAGAAGTCTTGATACAATATTCCAGAATGCTGAAAGAAGTTGTAGAAAGAATCTCGGCTACTCAGGGATACAGATCGCAAGAACCATAGCATTCCTGCTAAAGGTTTATGGAAGTTCATGTGCAACTCCTTCAATTCTGTCTGGTTAGTTGCTTCGGCTGTGTCAGCAAAAATCGCCTTCCGAGCAGAAAGTGAAATGCAATGAAGCATCTTCAAGAGAAGACTCATTGAATCAAAATTCTCGGGAG
Protein-coding sequences here:
- a CDS encoding IclR family transcriptional regulator — protein: MQSVERIVRIIGSFSLSEPRLGLDDLTKKSGLPKATVYRISEALCEEHVLEKDAITSTYRIGIKLFELGSLYLSSMRIKDIAFGEMEKLHLETGETIHMGILDGTEVVSIEGFESSRSLHTKLFIGKRAPLYCTAVGKAILAFLPESDREKLLESLELTRHTSNTITNKDSLRDELERVRSRGAAIDRGENEDGVVCVGAPIFDSSREVVASISISGPVFRMGEEVLIQYSRMLKEVVERISATQGYRSQEP